One Mycobacteroides salmoniphilum DNA segment encodes these proteins:
- a CDS encoding ferredoxin, with product MPMDSVTVGIDHDVCMGSGYCVREHPELFRMTTEGVAELYWGTKKPVLSAVPDKFRKAAEDASAICPAAAINVSDR from the coding sequence ATGCCCATGGATTCTGTAACGGTCGGCATCGACCACGACGTCTGTATGGGTTCTGGGTACTGCGTGCGAGAACACCCAGAGTTGTTTCGGATGACCACCGAAGGTGTAGCGGAGCTGTATTGGGGCACGAAAAAGCCAGTCCTATCAGCTGTTCCGGACAAGTTTCGTAAGGCGGCTGAAGATGCATCCGCGATCTGCCCCGCTGCGGCCATCAATGTAAGCGACCGATGA